From a single Miscanthus floridulus cultivar M001 chromosome 8, ASM1932011v1, whole genome shotgun sequence genomic region:
- the LOC136475958 gene encoding mediator of RNA polymerase II transcription subunit 18-like has product MECVVQGIIETQHVEALEVLLQGLSGVPKERVRVHELCLKSGPNLGVVPSEVRLLCDLAQPTPSWTIRHVGGAMRGAGAEQISVLVRTIVESKASKNVLHYFYTLGYKLDHELLKIGFAFCFHRGAQITVTVTSTNKMPRLHATDEAVPVTPGIQLVEITAPAAADNYNDVVSAVSAFCEYLAPLLHLSKPGHSTGIVATAGAAAASLMSSGGGKTL; this is encoded by the exons ATGGAGTGCGTGGTGCAGGGAATCATCGAGACCCAG CATGTCGAAGCTCTTGAGGTTCTTCTCCAGGGTCTCTCCGGTGTCCCAAAAGAGCGTGTTAGGGTGCATGAGCTATGCCTTAAAAGTGGACCCAATCTAG GTGTTGTCCCATCGGAGGTTCGTTTGTTGTGTGACTTAGCTCAGCCCACACCATCCTG GACCATAAGACATGTTGGTGGTGCCATGAGAGGTGCTGGTGCGGAGCAAATCTCAGTTCTGGTTCGTACAATTGTGGAGAGCAAAGCTAGCAAGAACGTCTTGCACTACTTCTACACTCTAGGGTACAAGCTAGACCATGAACTCTTGAAGATTGGTTTTGCATTTTGTTTCCACCGAGGTGCCCAAATCACTGTCACTGTTACATCTACTAACAAGATGCCAAGGCTCCATGCAACCGATGAGGCTGTGCCAGTCACTCCTGGCATACAGTTAGTGGAAATCAcagctcctgctgctgctgataATTACAATGATGTTGTTTCAGCTGTCTCTGCGTTCTGTGAATATCTTGCCCC GCTGCTGCATCTGTCAAAACCAGGACACTCGACTGGAATTGTAGCAACTGCAGGTGCTGCTGCTGCCTCACTCATGTCAAGTGGCGGTGGCAAAACCTTGTAA